A stretch of Bradyrhizobium sp. CCBAU 53338 DNA encodes these proteins:
- a CDS encoding oligosaccharide flippase family protein translates to MSEWKPESAPVNRVARGGVAAFFVYGLGFGLTYCSQLVVARTVGVETYGTYAYVFAWMVVLAYLATLGFDVGLLRFVPAYEAERDWPLLRGVIQYAQRRAILVGGLVMLVGVLFVERFVPSTELRRTFLVGFALVPVLALVRIRCSAVRAFGGVVSALVPDRVVRDGTLIALVAVATLGVGWTINAPFVMVATLISSTFGLICAGFAMRNRRPRAIVGILPAYDAAAWRRAAIPLLILGATESLLNRTGVMLLGWITSTKDAGIYSLAFNIALVVTLPRIAMNTLFAPAISNLNTRGDRAGMQILITTISAWTFLAGLCIATLLFVLADPLLAWFGAGYEVGAPAIRILLIAQVLTASAGSQLYVMTMTGHERSAAVLLASCTIVNAGVSAVLISAFGLNGAAIGTAVSLVIWNAVMALFLWRRLDLLPGILAKLRSSFHKRSVLAGPERAC, encoded by the coding sequence ATGAGTGAATGGAAGCCTGAAAGCGCTCCGGTCAACCGGGTCGCCCGCGGCGGAGTCGCCGCATTCTTCGTTTATGGTCTGGGTTTTGGGCTGACTTATTGTTCGCAGCTCGTTGTCGCACGTACGGTGGGAGTGGAGACGTATGGCACGTATGCCTATGTCTTCGCATGGATGGTGGTTCTGGCTTACCTTGCGACCCTCGGCTTCGACGTTGGGCTTCTGCGTTTCGTTCCTGCTTACGAGGCCGAACGCGACTGGCCGCTTTTGAGAGGTGTCATTCAGTATGCACAGAGGCGAGCAATTCTGGTAGGCGGCCTGGTCATGCTGGTCGGCGTGCTCTTCGTCGAACGATTTGTGCCGTCCACCGAATTGCGAAGAACCTTTCTCGTGGGCTTTGCGCTGGTGCCTGTTCTGGCGCTGGTGCGAATTCGGTGTTCCGCGGTGCGCGCGTTCGGCGGCGTAGTTTCGGCTCTCGTGCCCGATCGTGTGGTTCGGGATGGCACGCTCATCGCCCTCGTGGCGGTCGCGACATTGGGCGTGGGATGGACGATCAACGCGCCGTTCGTGATGGTGGCTACGCTGATCAGTTCGACATTCGGCTTGATTTGCGCGGGATTCGCGATGCGCAATCGCCGTCCGCGCGCTATCGTCGGCATCCTGCCAGCGTACGATGCCGCAGCCTGGCGAAGGGCTGCCATTCCACTGTTGATACTCGGTGCAACCGAATCCCTGCTGAATCGCACCGGGGTCATGTTGTTGGGCTGGATCACGAGTACCAAGGATGCGGGGATCTATAGCCTGGCCTTCAATATTGCTCTTGTCGTCACGTTGCCGCGAATTGCGATGAACACGCTGTTTGCGCCTGCCATATCCAATCTCAATACTCGCGGAGACAGGGCGGGCATGCAGATTCTCATCACCACGATTTCCGCATGGACGTTCTTGGCGGGATTGTGCATTGCCACCTTGCTCTTTGTGCTTGCCGACCCACTTCTCGCCTGGTTCGGCGCCGGCTATGAGGTTGGCGCCCCGGCAATTCGTATTCTTCTCATCGCCCAGGTCCTGACCGCCAGCGCGGGCTCGCAGTTGTACGTTATGACGATGACGGGCCACGAACGCAGTGCGGCGGTGCTGCTCGCCTCCTGTACGATCGTCAATGCAGGCGTAAGCGCCGTACTCATTTCGGCGTTTGGCTTGAACGGCGCGGCGATCGGTACGGCCGTGTCGCTGGTCATCTGGAATGCCGTGATGGCGCTGTTCCTGTGGCGACGCCTCGATCTACTGCCGGGCATACTCGCCAAGCTTCGGAGCTCCTTCCACAAGCGATCGGTCTTGGCGGGACCCGAACGCGCTTGCTGA
- a CDS encoding AAA family ATPase — translation MLRVRPDDRAASGKTAHVDDVRIGEHEGAGVESGGSSGSTNDLHFGHIAAILRRRSGMITSIALIGMLLAIVIGLLIAPKYTATAQLVVEAPVPAAESAPGVSAIDVSIDTHVTLLSSPDHLQRVIESLSQDPEFRAETRNAINAEPDLDGARDVPRTAVTAPSIDPATETLGLTELKRRLGVWIGELRKGGSRTVPRFEEFRRNTVVIQERRSRVISVAFTSPSPQRAAAFANRIVQLYVDELTARKEASASRELAQMDDRVAEAKYEAERAAETVQKAVRQKRGARQDGADPEQLADPQLRELLRHASSSAQRYDSLLRARKALRDQQESSSEVGIQLILAGVPTRPSSHNPILFVVPSFILFAILGCWLAVVRERLDRRLRDQQETADVLGMPCIALIPRISRRNAVRPDRYFLREPFSRYAEAIRSVIAPLELATPSRNSKVVLVCSSIPGEGKTTLAMSLAAYLGALGRRVLLIGLDPRPGSPLGNATGTVNALPENLSSAELMRRLTEARVDLLSRVDLLPLVRGRTDPLTLFASEQLRGFVRQMRERYDAVIIDGPPVLGAVEARLLPAVADKLLFVVKWGSTRREVSRNAVSLLREAGCLDNARGDFAMSVLTRVDLREHARYRYGDVGEFMVRHKKYYSALALNWGRTKVATWRWRTPPRDMSVNPVREAAAGHPKAGQVSELESAGEGTDGRSP, via the coding sequence ATGTTGCGCGTGCGTCCAGACGACCGTGCAGCGAGCGGGAAGACTGCTCACGTGGATGACGTGCGCATCGGTGAGCATGAGGGAGCCGGTGTCGAGTCAGGCGGCAGCTCCGGCTCAACCAATGACCTCCACTTCGGTCATATAGCCGCAATCCTGCGCCGCCGCAGCGGAATGATCACGTCGATCGCCTTGATCGGGATGCTGCTCGCAATCGTCATTGGGCTCTTGATCGCACCCAAATATACCGCGACGGCCCAACTCGTGGTCGAGGCTCCCGTCCCTGCCGCCGAGAGCGCACCGGGCGTATCGGCAATCGACGTGAGCATCGATACCCATGTGACGTTGCTGAGTTCTCCCGATCATCTGCAACGAGTCATCGAAAGTCTCTCGCAGGATCCGGAGTTCCGAGCCGAAACGCGCAACGCGATCAATGCGGAGCCGGACTTGGATGGGGCGCGCGATGTGCCGCGAACGGCTGTGACGGCTCCGTCGATCGATCCTGCGACGGAAACGCTGGGGTTGACGGAACTCAAGCGGCGCCTGGGCGTCTGGATTGGCGAACTTCGAAAGGGTGGGAGCCGTACGGTGCCCCGTTTCGAGGAATTCAGACGCAACACGGTGGTCATCCAGGAGCGTCGATCCCGCGTTATCTCCGTTGCATTCACATCGCCAAGTCCTCAGAGGGCAGCGGCGTTCGCCAATCGCATCGTCCAGCTCTACGTTGACGAGTTGACGGCGAGGAAGGAAGCGTCCGCAAGCCGCGAGCTGGCGCAGATGGATGATCGGGTTGCGGAGGCAAAGTACGAGGCGGAGAGGGCCGCCGAGACGGTGCAGAAGGCGGTGCGACAGAAACGAGGCGCGAGGCAGGATGGCGCAGATCCGGAACAGCTGGCCGACCCGCAATTGCGTGAGCTGCTGCGGCACGCCAGTAGCAGTGCGCAGCGCTATGACAGCTTGTTGCGTGCCAGAAAGGCCTTGCGTGATCAGCAGGAAAGCTCATCCGAGGTGGGAATCCAGCTGATTCTGGCGGGAGTGCCGACCAGACCCAGCTCCCACAATCCGATTCTCTTCGTCGTTCCGTCGTTCATCCTGTTTGCAATCCTCGGATGCTGGCTGGCGGTCGTTCGTGAGCGGCTCGACCGTAGGCTACGGGATCAGCAGGAGACGGCCGACGTGCTCGGTATGCCCTGTATCGCGCTCATACCGAGGATTTCGCGCCGGAACGCCGTGCGTCCCGACCGCTACTTCCTGCGGGAGCCATTCTCACGGTACGCGGAGGCAATACGATCGGTCATCGCTCCACTGGAGCTTGCCACTCCGTCGCGCAACTCCAAGGTGGTGTTGGTCTGCTCCAGCATCCCCGGAGAAGGAAAGACCACGCTGGCGATGAGCCTTGCGGCCTATCTGGGAGCGCTTGGGCGTCGCGTGCTTCTGATTGGTCTTGATCCGCGGCCCGGTTCGCCGCTCGGCAATGCGACAGGAACGGTCAATGCGCTCCCGGAGAATCTCTCTTCCGCCGAACTCATGCGGCGGCTCACGGAAGCGCGCGTCGACCTTCTTTCTCGTGTTGATCTTCTTCCGCTGGTCAGGGGCCGCACAGACCCGCTGACGCTCTTCGCATCCGAGCAACTGCGTGGATTCGTCCGTCAAATGCGGGAGCGTTACGACGCAGTGATTATTGACGGTCCACCCGTGCTAGGCGCCGTCGAGGCCCGGTTGCTTCCTGCTGTCGCCGACAAACTGCTGTTCGTCGTGAAATGGGGCAGCACGAGGCGCGAGGTAAGTCGTAACGCGGTAAGCCTGCTACGCGAAGCGGGCTGCCTCGACAATGCGCGCGGCGATTTCGCAATGTCCGTGTTGACGCGGGTCGATCTCAGAGAGCACGCCCGATATCGTTACGGCGATGTCGGCGAGTTCATGGTCAGGCACAAGAAGTACTATTCCGCTCTTGCCTTGAATTGGGGGCGGACCAAGGTTGCTACCTGGAGATGGCGGACGCCACCCCGCGACATGTCCGTGAATCCAGTCCGAGAAGCCGCGGCCGGGCATCCCAAAGCCGGTCAGGTGTCCGAACTGGAGTCGGCAGGAGAAGGGACAGATGGACGCTCTCCGTGA
- a CDS encoding O-antigen ligase translates to MALDLLLTVGLLLSTASQLRPDGAPVGPAEICLLVWVLLTFSREIARLGPPLTPALSRLLTFWLLFAVALCIGTMTAYVLGDRHDPALFAHDIGAYLLAAALSGLMVVEPGAAARLQRIAWLSATLGAAWLIIQVAFGWGLLDPGEYDTWEWDRFRGFSDNSNQLALYCAVLVPLSLHLADSARRHGERITALICMMVAIIVGRLTKSDAFLLVLLAAGPLFGVFKLWKWLMSRERKMLLRSAFAWLLVMALPLTIAYATPLGSTLAAELEDFAKGMTKGGGGRDTDETARLRFEVWNGALRRGIDAGLLGLGPGPHLEIPQSIVAGRRDSTNAPKHEEHPKFGVIPNFEAHNTFLDLFVQGGFIAVLNFGWLLAVTLLATRRAEQDALTALVCGLAIFIGFHFDVRHPIFWFAISLCLIAPRRVPAARGG, encoded by the coding sequence GTGGCGTTGGACTTGCTGCTGACGGTCGGTCTGTTGCTGTCGACCGCATCCCAGTTGAGACCGGATGGTGCTCCCGTCGGACCTGCCGAGATTTGCTTGCTCGTCTGGGTCCTGTTGACGTTCTCCAGAGAGATAGCTCGGCTTGGTCCCCCGTTGACGCCGGCATTGTCACGGTTGCTCACTTTCTGGCTCCTATTCGCGGTGGCCCTCTGCATCGGCACGATGACCGCCTACGTGCTCGGCGACCGTCACGATCCGGCACTGTTTGCGCATGACATCGGGGCTTATCTTCTGGCGGCGGCGCTGAGCGGCTTGATGGTTGTCGAACCCGGCGCCGCGGCTCGTCTGCAACGGATCGCCTGGCTGTCGGCGACGCTCGGAGCGGCGTGGCTGATCATCCAGGTCGCGTTCGGCTGGGGGCTGCTCGACCCCGGCGAATACGATACATGGGAATGGGATCGCTTTCGTGGTTTCAGCGATAACTCCAATCAGCTTGCGCTGTACTGTGCGGTGCTCGTTCCACTGTCGTTGCATCTGGCCGATTCTGCGCGTCGACATGGAGAGCGGATCACTGCTCTGATTTGCATGATGGTCGCGATCATCGTAGGCCGGCTTACGAAGAGCGATGCGTTCCTGCTGGTGCTGCTTGCGGCCGGGCCCCTTTTCGGGGTTTTCAAGCTCTGGAAATGGTTGATGTCGCGCGAGCGAAAAATGCTCCTGCGCTCTGCGTTTGCTTGGCTCCTTGTTATGGCCCTGCCGCTGACCATAGCTTACGCCACGCCACTCGGGTCCACGCTTGCTGCCGAGCTTGAGGATTTCGCCAAGGGAATGACCAAGGGCGGCGGCGGTCGCGACACGGACGAGACTGCCCGGCTACGGTTCGAGGTATGGAACGGTGCCCTCCGCCGTGGAATCGACGCAGGTCTGCTGGGCCTTGGACCCGGTCCGCATCTCGAAATTCCGCAGTCCATAGTGGCGGGCCGACGCGATTCCACGAATGCTCCGAAACATGAGGAGCACCCGAAGTTCGGGGTGATCCCGAATTTCGAAGCGCACAACACTTTTCTGGATCTCTTTGTCCAGGGCGGGTTCATCGCGGTCCTTAACTTCGGCTGGTTGCTGGCGGTGACCCTCCTGGCGACGCGGAGAGCCGAACAGGATGCCCTGACGGCGCTGGTCTGCGGGCTGGCCATATTCATCGGCTTTCATTTCGACGTGCGACATCCGATCTTCTGGTTTGCGATTTCGCTATGTTTGATCGCTCCACGAAGGGTACCGGCTGCAAGAGGAGGCTGA
- a CDS encoding FemAB family XrtA/PEP-CTERM system-associated protein produces the protein MRHLEIVEVADAGQEEWQGYVERASQASLYHALGWRDVLQHSFGHRSWYLMARYRGETRGVLPLVEMKSSLFGHSLVSLPFLDYGGVLADGPEYEAALTTAAVDLATKRSAQHVELRQSTAATRPSEDGWMLRQHKAALVIPLDADADMHWSRLNSRLRGKIRKAEKSDATFSIGTLEVLSDFYRVFCLNMRNLGTPVYSLAFFKNVLRFAEDATVLIVHREGRPAAAAIALRRNGLVELPWICSDYSQSSFYVNEYLYWSALQWACQSGAHELNLGRCSVDGGVFRFKQQWNPEVRPLFWYYWAPPGVTPPELSPSNPRYAVAIHCWKKMPLALANRLGPWIVRNIP, from the coding sequence ATGAGACACCTCGAGATCGTCGAAGTGGCCGATGCCGGCCAGGAAGAGTGGCAGGGCTACGTGGAGCGCGCCTCTCAGGCTTCGCTGTACCACGCGCTCGGTTGGCGGGACGTTCTCCAGCACAGCTTCGGCCACCGGAGTTGGTATTTGATGGCACGATACCGCGGCGAAACGCGTGGAGTCCTGCCATTGGTCGAGATGAAGAGCTCACTCTTCGGGCACTCCCTCGTATCGCTGCCATTTCTCGACTACGGCGGCGTGCTGGCTGACGGCCCCGAATACGAGGCTGCGCTCACGACCGCGGCCGTCGATCTAGCCACGAAAAGAAGCGCGCAACATGTCGAATTGCGGCAGTCGACCGCGGCTACGAGACCATCGGAAGATGGATGGATGCTCCGCCAGCACAAGGCAGCGCTCGTCATTCCCCTTGATGCCGATGCCGACATGCACTGGTCCCGCTTGAATTCGCGGCTCCGTGGCAAGATCCGGAAAGCCGAGAAATCGGACGCCACATTTTCCATTGGGACACTCGAGGTGCTCAGCGATTTCTATCGCGTATTTTGCCTGAACATGCGGAACTTGGGTACGCCTGTTTACAGTCTGGCATTCTTCAAGAATGTCCTCCGGTTTGCGGAGGATGCCACCGTACTGATTGTGCATCGCGAGGGACGCCCGGCGGCTGCAGCGATCGCATTGCGTCGCAACGGACTGGTGGAGCTGCCATGGATCTGCTCGGACTACTCGCAATCCTCTTTTTATGTGAACGAATACTTGTACTGGAGCGCCCTCCAGTGGGCCTGTCAGTCGGGAGCTCATGAACTCAATTTGGGACGCTGCTCGGTCGACGGAGGCGTCTTTCGATTCAAGCAGCAATGGAATCCCGAAGTGCGGCCACTATTTTGGTATTACTGGGCGCCCCCCGGCGTCACGCCGCCGGAATTGAGCCCCAGCAACCCGCGATACGCCGTCGCGATCCACTGCTGGAAAAAGATGCCGCTGGCGCTCGCTAACCGTCTCGGACCGTGGATCGTGCGAAATATCCCATAG
- a CDS encoding polysaccharide biosynthesis/export family protein gives MLDEQSPLGKALVTTDRRRDGIYAVGILLTAAVLFEASITPAKADYHLQAGDTVEISVATVPELKQRVRIGPNGTISFPLLGQMTVAGLSGAEFQAKVQASLAAKAVRQRTPDGRESSVTIDPDEVTATVVEYRPVYINGDIAKPGEVAFRPLLTVRQAVALSGGYDIVRLRMNNPILESADLRGEYEALWTEFAKEQAHVWRLRQELGQDPRIDRNSLLDVPIPRSTALDIINVETDQLRTRQADAQAERTFLEHAIAEADEQIRVLSEQQKTAEQANQADTEDFEKAKDLFSRGNITNIRVSDARRAMLLSSTQRLQTAAQFMQTQRQRDDYVRQLEKLDSLRKSEMLRELQDAVVSLSRIRSKLQSTGEKLQYVALAKSQLASGVGSKPSITIIRTGAKGNEPVAADEDSALQPGDVIEVALHEAPATAPTDSASAFGSRQDRSLVEGAPKLGEYARQ, from the coding sequence ATGCTCGACGAGCAATCGCCTCTTGGAAAGGCGCTCGTAACGACCGACAGGCGCCGCGACGGAATTTATGCGGTCGGAATCCTGCTGACCGCCGCTGTTTTGTTTGAAGCCTCGATAACGCCGGCCAAAGCCGACTATCACCTGCAAGCGGGAGACACAGTCGAGATTTCCGTTGCCACGGTACCCGAACTCAAACAGCGGGTTCGCATCGGGCCGAACGGAACGATATCATTTCCCCTCCTCGGTCAGATGACCGTGGCGGGCCTCTCCGGAGCCGAATTTCAGGCCAAGGTACAGGCGTCCCTTGCCGCGAAGGCTGTCCGGCAGAGAACACCAGACGGGCGCGAGAGCTCCGTCACGATCGATCCCGACGAAGTGACCGCAACCGTGGTCGAATATCGGCCGGTCTACATCAACGGCGATATCGCCAAACCGGGCGAAGTCGCCTTTCGCCCCCTGCTAACCGTGCGGCAGGCCGTTGCGCTGTCGGGTGGCTACGACATCGTTCGCCTTAGAATGAACAACCCGATACTCGAGTCGGCGGACCTGCGGGGCGAGTACGAAGCGCTTTGGACCGAGTTCGCCAAGGAACAGGCCCATGTCTGGCGGCTGAGGCAAGAGCTGGGACAGGATCCACGCATTGATCGCAATTCGTTGCTCGATGTTCCGATTCCCCGGTCGACGGCGCTCGACATCATCAACGTGGAAACCGACCAACTCAGGACGCGGCAAGCGGATGCACAAGCCGAGAGAACCTTCCTGGAGCACGCCATCGCCGAGGCCGATGAACAAATCCGCGTCCTCTCCGAGCAACAGAAGACGGCAGAACAGGCAAACCAGGCCGACACCGAAGACTTTGAAAAGGCCAAGGACCTCTTCAGCCGCGGCAACATCACCAATATACGCGTCAGCGATGCGCGACGCGCCATGCTTCTTTCGTCCACACAGAGGTTGCAGACCGCCGCTCAGTTCATGCAGACCCAGCGGCAGCGGGACGACTACGTTCGACAGCTCGAGAAGCTGGACAGCCTGCGCAAGAGCGAGATGCTGCGCGAACTGCAGGACGCCGTCGTTTCGCTCAGCAGAATTCGCTCCAAGCTACAGAGCACTGGCGAAAAGCTCCAATACGTCGCTCTGGCCAAATCGCAGCTCGCAAGCGGAGTGGGCAGCAAACCCTCGATTACGATCATCCGGACCGGGGCGAAGGGCAACGAGCCGGTGGCCGCAGATGAGGATTCCGCGCTCCAGCCGGGCGACGTGATCGAGGTGGCCCTCCACGAGGCGCCAGCTACCGCCCCGACGGACTCAGCAAGCGCGTTCGGGTCCCGCCAAGACCGATCGCTTGTGGAAGGAGCTCCGAAGCTTGGCGAGTATGCCCGGCAGTAG
- a CDS encoding XrtA system polysaccharide deacetylase — MDGAMRAEPTIPRTKPFDNCKSRTDLSCGTDVAAEEQVPAGSTTERRSFGEAALSIDVEDWFHAANLNIAREAWDRCELRVERNTMRLVEILGGCNVRATFFVLGWVAEKCPQLVRAIAAAGHEVASHGYNHELVYSLNPADFRTDVIRSKKYLEDLTGRRVRGYRAPSFSITEWAVPILQDAGFDYDSSVVPTIAHHRYGRLKGMDAGRPVVLLREGFYEVCISCIRLGRHGIPWGGGGYFRLAPYLLWLWGVRRILQSGTPYIFYIHPWEIDPGQPRVTGIKATHAFRHRVNLEKCEQRFASLVGAHEWMPLCDLVDGWSAGLEAPAASRVNTVAAAIPLSIGSDGRQVRAST, encoded by the coding sequence ATGGACGGCGCAATGCGAGCCGAACCGACGATCCCACGGACCAAGCCGTTCGATAACTGCAAGAGCCGGACGGACTTATCGTGCGGCACGGATGTTGCTGCCGAAGAACAGGTGCCAGCGGGTTCGACTACCGAGCGTCGGTCTTTCGGCGAAGCTGCGCTGTCCATCGACGTCGAGGACTGGTTTCATGCCGCAAATCTGAATATCGCGCGGGAGGCGTGGGACCGATGCGAGTTGCGCGTCGAGCGCAACACGATGCGATTGGTAGAAATTCTTGGTGGATGCAATGTCCGCGCAACTTTCTTCGTTCTGGGCTGGGTGGCCGAGAAGTGTCCGCAGTTGGTGCGTGCGATAGCCGCGGCGGGGCATGAAGTTGCATCTCACGGCTACAATCACGAACTGGTCTACTCGCTCAATCCGGCCGACTTCCGGACAGACGTGATCCGTTCGAAGAAGTATCTTGAAGATCTGACCGGCAGGCGAGTTCGTGGTTACCGCGCGCCCAGTTTCTCGATCACCGAATGGGCAGTGCCGATCCTGCAGGATGCGGGCTTTGACTACGATTCCTCGGTTGTGCCGACCATTGCGCACCATCGCTATGGTCGATTGAAGGGGATGGATGCGGGCAGACCGGTCGTGCTGCTGCGCGAGGGCTTCTATGAAGTCTGCATCTCCTGCATCCGGCTCGGCAGGCATGGAATCCCCTGGGGGGGCGGTGGCTATTTCCGGCTCGCCCCCTATTTGCTGTGGCTCTGGGGTGTGCGCAGAATTCTGCAGTCGGGAACGCCTTACATCTTCTATATCCATCCTTGGGAGATTGACCCGGGTCAGCCCCGAGTCACCGGAATCAAGGCCACTCACGCGTTTCGTCATCGCGTCAACCTCGAAAAATGCGAGCAACGGTTCGCCTCGCTCGTTGGCGCGCACGAGTGGATGCCGCTCTGCGATCTAGTCGACGGCTGGAGTGCAGGGCTAGAGGCGCCGGCAGCGAGCAGGGTCAACACCGTAGCAGCTGCGATTCCGCTGTCGATCGGCTCGGATGGACGACAGGTGAGGGCATCCACGTGA
- a CDS encoding glycosyltransferase family 4 protein translates to MKPHLLCIGGEDHSFRIPFLLALRRKGFRVSAAGSAASNPFLQAGIDFHPFDFARFVDPLADWSAFRAISKLIADVRPTLVQCFDTKLNILVPFAAGGLHGVKVVSTINGRGWLYSSQSPMALSLRPIYRILERLASQWVAVTVFQNREDQAFFIRHRMIGRGGSLLIPGSGVDIATFDRAAVVGPSSAALREALGLAGREIIVTVSRMTRQKGIPTLLEAAAIVHRHRPGARFLLVGPRESEGPFAVTEAEIERHAPYVMALGRRSDVPSLLGIADLFAFPTEYHEGVPRALLEAAVAGCPIVTTTMPGCTDVVRDGWNGLLVPPGDPRRMADGILRQLDDRDAATKMAARASQRVRAEFNLDITVARYAAVYQNLVERSMKNPLPTLEEALASVARSHDVAQFGD, encoded by the coding sequence GTGAAACCGCACCTGCTCTGCATTGGAGGAGAAGACCATTCTTTTCGAATCCCATTTCTGCTTGCGCTCCGAAGGAAGGGATTTCGAGTAAGCGCGGCGGGAAGCGCCGCGTCCAATCCGTTTCTGCAGGCGGGAATCGATTTCCATCCTTTTGATTTCGCACGGTTCGTCGATCCGCTTGCGGATTGGTCGGCCTTCAGGGCGATCTCGAAGCTGATCGCCGATGTTCGTCCGACCCTCGTTCAATGCTTCGACACGAAGCTGAACATCCTCGTTCCCTTTGCCGCTGGCGGGCTGCACGGTGTGAAGGTCGTTAGCACGATCAATGGACGCGGGTGGCTGTATTCCTCTCAATCGCCAATGGCCCTGAGTCTTCGGCCGATCTACCGCATACTGGAGCGGCTGGCGAGCCAATGGGTCGCGGTCACTGTGTTCCAGAACCGCGAAGATCAGGCCTTCTTCATTCGTCACCGGATGATCGGTAGAGGAGGCAGCCTGCTCATTCCGGGGTCCGGCGTCGATATCGCGACGTTTGATCGCGCCGCGGTGGTGGGACCATCGTCTGCAGCCCTTCGCGAAGCGCTCGGTCTCGCAGGGCGCGAGATCATCGTTACGGTGTCCCGCATGACTCGGCAGAAGGGGATCCCGACGCTGCTCGAAGCGGCAGCGATCGTCCACCGGCATCGACCCGGGGCCCGATTTCTGCTTGTCGGGCCTCGAGAGAGCGAGGGACCGTTCGCGGTGACTGAGGCCGAGATCGAGCGTCATGCGCCTTACGTAATGGCTCTGGGGCGGCGATCCGACGTGCCTTCGTTGCTTGGCATCGCGGACTTGTTCGCATTTCCGACCGAGTATCATGAGGGAGTCCCGCGCGCACTTCTCGAAGCGGCGGTGGCGGGCTGCCCAATCGTGACGACGACGATGCCTGGATGCACCGACGTCGTGCGAGACGGCTGGAATGGCCTCCTTGTGCCGCCGGGCGATCCGAGGCGCATGGCCGATGGAATTCTCCGCCAGCTCGATGATCGAGACGCGGCCACGAAGATGGCGGCCCGAGCGTCGCAACGGGTGAGAGCGGAATTCAATCTCGATATCACAGTCGCGCGCTATGCCGCGGTGTACCAAAACCTGGTGGAGCGCTCCATGAAGAACCCGTTGCCGACGCTTGAGGAGGCGCTCGCGAGCGTAGCGCGTAGCCATGACGTTGCACAGTTTGGTGATTGA